Part of the Virgibacillus natechei genome is shown below.
GACGGGACCGTTCCTTGTCCTTTATAATGAATCTAAAGTGAAAAGAAGAATTTATTTCTGAAATAAAAGAAGGTGCTCAGCTTATTTCTGAACACCTCGGCTATTTTACGTTTAATTGAACTTCAAAACACCACATGATCTGATCCGGTTTAAAAAGTTTATATTTCGACATTTACACCTACAACCAAAGAGGGAACATTACGATATAAGGGAAAAGTACCATTAAAACTAAAGCAATAAGTAATGCTAAAATAAGGTACATTGATTGGTAAGAAACCTTTAACAATGGTACTTTTACTATATCCGTTGTTACTAGCAAAGTTTGTCCAAATGGTGGTGTACACATACCAATTGCAGTATTAACAATAACCAACACCCCAAAATAAACAGGATCTATCCCCATTGTTTCAATTACTGGTAAAAACATTGGCACAACAATCACGATAATCGCAATTGTATCTACAAACATACCAAATACCAAGAGAATGAGATTAATGATAAGAAGTGTAATTAGCGCGCTGTCACTAATATTCATAAAACCGGATACGATCATACTAGGAATGTTTTCATATGCCAGAACATATGCCAATAAATAGGCATTTGCAATAATGAACATAATTGTCGCTGTTGTTTTTGCTGAATTAAAAATCACTGTTCCTAATTCCTTGAATTTTAGTTCGCGATAAACGAACATTCCTATAATAACAGCATAAACAACTGCAACCACCCCAGATTCCGTTGGTGTAAATATACCTAAAAAAACCCCACCAATTAAGATGATCGGTGTTCCAAGTGCCCAAAAAGCATTTACGAGCGCTTTACCAAAATCTTTTATTTCAAAAGGTTTTCCGCTTCCTTTATAGCCTCTTTTTCTAGAAATTAAGTAGACTCCACCAAGCATGACGCCTCCTACGATGATACCTGCTGGAATTCCAGCAGTGTATAAGTCTGAAATGGAAGATCCGGAGAGGCTCCCATATACAATTAATGTTATACTTGGAGGTATAATTGCTCCTAATGGACTTGCGGTTGAAACGACGGACGCTGCGAAATCCTTGTCATATCCCTTATTCACCATTGCAGGTATCATAAGTGATGACAAAGCTGCTGCAGTTGCAACCGCACTCCCAGAGATAGCTGCAAAGAATACACAGCCCAGAATGGTTACCATTGCCAAACCACCTGTAGTACGTCCTATAAGTGAATTTGCTAAATTAATGATTCGTTGGGCAAGTCCCCCGGTCAACATCAGATTGCCAGCAAGAATAAAGAAAGGGATCGCCATTAAAGCAGAGTTATTTACCCCTGTGAAAAGCTGCTGAATGATAATCATAGGATTGATATCCGCGAGTATAATATAAACCATTGAGGAGAGGCCTATTGTAAACCCTAAGGGAACTCCTAATAGAAATAATAGTACAATTAGAACAAAAAATAATATTATCATTTACTCGTTGCCTCCTTTTTCTGCATGACGATCTTTGCCAATTCTGGCGATCAAGTGGATAATCATGATAGCTGCAGAAATAGGTAATACTGCATATACAATTCCCATAGATATTACCATATTCGATGAGGTCTGCGGTCCGACTACTTCGAGTGTGTCTAAACCAAATTTCACAAGAATCCCAGCATATAAAAGCATAGCAATCCACTGAAAAGGTGCAAACCATTTTCTTAAAGAGGGTTTCCATTCTTCAAATATAGAGACAGTGATATGGCTTTTGTCCCTAACTGCCAAAGCTGCCCCCAAAAATATCATTGCAATCATTAAAAACCTTGCTAGTTCATCTGTCCAGACTGCTCCACCCTCAAATACCGAACGTGCAATAATCTGTACGGTTAATATAACCGTCATAACTGATAAGAAAATTGTAATGAGGTTGCGTACAATTAGATCAATCCAATAACTGATTTTTTCTACAATACCCATACTCTGTCACCTCTTTTTCTATTGAGGGTATTTTTTATATAGCAGGATTTTTTATTTAAAGCAGCCGCTACTTCGTAATAGAATGAAATGTTTTCCTATATTCATCAAAATTATTTGTTATTCTGTCATACCTAAAATTTCGCTTAACAGGTCAGTCCCATGTTGGTCAGTCCAATTTTGATAAATGCCTTCCACTTTTTCTTTAAATAGATCTAAATCCAATTCATTAATTTCCATCCCTTTTTCTTCCAAAACATTCTCATATTCCGCTTCATTTTCTTCGTTTTCTTTATTTATTTCTGTCAGCACTTCTTCACTGGCTTCAAGTATTGCAACTTGAGCATCTTCTGGCAAAGATTCAAAACGATCTTTACTGCCCATTAGGAAAGCGAATGCAAAATTGATGCCTGTCTTAGATACATGGCTGTTGACGTCATTAATATTCTCATCGTCATTAATATCCATCGTATTTTCCTGGCCATCAATTGCACCTTGTTCGAGTGCGGTATATGCGTCACCAAAATTCATACTCTGCGGGCTTGCTCCTAGAGCTTCATACGCCTCTATGTAGATAGGGCTTTCACTTACACGGACGGTAAGGCCATTGAAGTCATCAAGGCTCTCAATAGGTCCAGTTGACGTGGAAACATGTCTGAAACCCCTGGCCATTAGACCAAATGTTTTTAGATTCACTTCTTCTGTTATGGCACGATACTTATCTTCCGTCTCAGTACCTATAAATTCATTTACATGATCCCATCCATCAAAGAGATAGGGTAAATCCAATACAGATGTTTCAGGAGCAAAACCTGATACGGCCGGACCAGTAATCATGCCTAAATCAAGTGTTCCAAACTGCATTGCTTCTAGTAATTCTCTATCTGTTCCCAATTGACGAAATGGGTAAATTTCTATTTGTACCTTTCCATCTGTTTTTTCTGCTACAAGCTCTTTAAACCGAAGTGATGCAGTATGGTAATTGGTTGATTCCGGTGTTTGATGCCCTAATCGAAGTGTTATAACATCCCCATCTTCTCTTATCTGAGGATCTTGACTAACATTAGCTGCTACAGGATTACCTGCTGCTTCGCTTGTTGTTTCTATATTAGGGTTTGAATATCCCCCGCAAGCCGACAGAAATAGGAAAAGAGAGAAAATAGCTGCTAAAAGAATTCTTTGTGGCATAATCTCATTCCTTCCTACATTTTATTACCTTTACTTTAAATTGTAATAATTCATCTATATCTAAATATCCGAATGAATAGTCAAATATCTGATTTAAACGATTAAACGTTGTTCATTAATCAACCACTCTATTTGCGCCTATCGAAAATTTCTGGATTAGCGATTACAAAAGTACCATATCAATCCTTAGACCAATGCGTTGACACACCGTACTGTGGATCCGTTCCTTATCCTGTAAATTTTTGTTTAATGATAGACAGGTTTGAGAGTATTCTCTGGAAGAGATGTTTTTTGTAAAGTTCATTCATTTTAGAGTGAAACGGTAAAACATCATTTCAGATAATTAATGGTTAATCTTATATAGTTTTATAGACAGGATAAAGGTTTTCATTAAGCAAAAGTGTCTCCTTATACTTATCTCCAGGTAATATAGTGAATTATTATTCAGTGAAGGTACCACTTCCTCCCTCACTGAATATGCTGCTTTCAAAATCTCGCGCTGGGGGGATTACTTTCCATGCGATAGTTATGATAAGACCTCTTCTATTTATGTGCTCCACTGGCCACCCTTGGTATGTCAACTTTTAGATCAGCGTAATTTTCAGCTATCGTACTTGAAGCAGCAGTTGATGAAGATATATGCTCCAATTCAGCAAGCTGGACGCCATGCTCAAAAGTTGTTTTCTGATGATTGTGATGAAGTAAATTAGTCATTTGACTAGCAAACCTTTGTGCTTTCCAGCCACGACGAACACAAGCGTCCGAGTATTGATCAAGTAATACATCACTATTCGTTTCATAAAAATGCTTTAATCCTTCTGCTAGTACCTGTACATCACCAATTGCAAGGTTCATTCCTTTTGCCCCCGTTGGTGGAACAATATGAGCGGCATCTCCCGCAATATAAAGACGACCATATTGCATCGTTTCACACATAAAACTCCTCATGGTAACTATGTTTTTTTGGGTGATCGGACCCTCTTCCAAAGTCCAGCCATCTAAATCAACTCTCGCGTGAAGTTCAGACCAAATCCGCTCATCCGACCAGTTGCTGATATCATCAGATGGATCAACCTGCAGATAATAGCGTTGTACATTTGGTGACCGTGTACTAAGTAAAGCAAACCCACGCTCGTGATACGTATAAATTAATTCATCACTTGCTGGTGGAGTTTCTGTTAAAATACCTAACCATCCAAATGGGGGAGTATACTCCGATTCGTGTAAATACTCTTTTGGAATTGCTTTTCTACTTGGTCCGTGATATCCATCACACCCAGCAATAAAATCGCACACTAATTCTTGATTTTCTCCATTATGTTGGAAACAAATTTTGGGTTCCGTTGTATCAATATCATGCAAACTTACATTATCTGCATTAAACAGAATCTTGCCCCCCACTTCCAATCTTGCCGAAATTAAATCTTTGAGAACTTCATGTTGCGGATAAATCATAATTTCTTTTCCACCTGTAAGTTTTTCAAAATCAATCCTGTGACGCTTTCCACTAAACTGAAACTCAATTCCTTTATGGGGCTGTCCTAATTCCATCATCCGGTCCCCAACACCTGTTTCATTCAATAAATCGATCGTCCCCTGTTCCAATACTCCAGCGCGAACTGTGTTCTCAACCTGCTCCCTTGATTTTCTTTCAATGATAACGGAATCAATTCCTTGTAAATGTAATAAATGTGACAGCATAAGCCCTGCAGGACCTGCACCAATAATCCCTACTTTTGTACGCATATATGAGCATCTCCCTTATAATTTGTTTTAATTTGATCAATAGCATTAGATGTATTCTAATTTCCTCGGTAGACTGACCATTAATAAAGTGTAAGTTACCGACTATTTCCCCCCTTAACCTAATTTGCAAACGCTTTCTATTCTTGCTAAAAAAATATAAGATGAAGAATGTTTATATTATTAATTTATCAGCACATATTTAATATCTCAATCCTTAAATTCCTCTATATGAAACTATGGGCTTTTTATTTCTAAAAATTCATATAAGATTGAAATATAGAGTTAATGATTTGACATATGTCTGGAACTGTCTGGCATTTGTTAAGGAAGGGGAGAGGACAATTTATGTTCGACTTGCATACACATTTTATACCCAATGATGTTTTATCTTGGCTTAGAGAAAACAAAAAAAAGGTTAATGCGAAATGGGTGACAAAATTTGATGACAAGCATGAATTCTTGGTAGTCAATGAAAAATGGGGGTTTGAATTAAAGCCTGCCTTTTATGATTTTTCAGTATTCAAACAGGAATCAGCATTAGCAGGAATTACACATTCCGTTATTTCACCGATTCCTCAATTATTCATGTATGATTTTGATGACGGCATTACATCAGAGGTTTCGCAAGTCTACAATTCTTCATTGGTTAAGTTAGTAAATGATTCACCTGATACAATTTCTGCTTTAGGAACTTTACCACTGACAAATCCAGAACAAGCTGCAAGCACACTGAATAAAGCGATGCATCAAGGATTAAAGGGTGCTATCATTGGGCCTGGGCTAGATGACAAGCCACTTTCAGACGAATTTTTTACACCTTTATTTGAAGAAGCCAACAGACTGAAGGCTATTTTATTCATTCACCCACTTTTAAGTACGGACCCACGAATAAAGTCAAAAAAAATGCCGAATCTTATTGGGGTCCCTTGGGAAACCACGGTTTGTGCAACCGATATTCTGTTAAGTGGTTTAATTGACAAGTATCCTGATGTAAGAATTCTATTCGCTCATGGTGGGGGGTTCCTTCCCTATCAAATTGGCAGGCTTGATAAAGGATATGAGCAGTGGGATCAGGTCTCATCCAACTTACAGGCGCCACCATCAGAATACTTAAAAAGGTTCTGGTATGATTCCGCTTTATGGAATCAGGAAAGTTTAGAGTTTTTAACTAAAACTGTTGGCGAAAATCGCGTAGTACCTGGGTCCGACTTTCCCTTTGATTTAAGTGTTTGGCCACCGGAATCTAAGACTGATAGAGGTGTTCATTCTCTGTTGGGATAGTTTAAAGGATTAGTGGGAAATATGCTTAGTCCATACTTTAAAACCTCTAGGTTGATAGCCATATAAAAGAATTTATGCGTTAATAGAGATTAAAGACTTTGTTAGAAATTATTTCAACACAATGGACAATGGAAAAGGCTTTCTTTCTAAGTTTATTTAGAAAGAAAGCCTTTTATTAGCCCTTGTTCAATTCTTCCAAATAAAAGAGCACACTACACATCATCTATCATTGTTTATATACTTTCTAACATGTTCTTGTATTTGTCTGTCATATCTAAACTATTCTGTTGTTGGAATGGAGCAATCTGCTTACTAGCTTTTACCTTTTCATCCTTTTTACTTAACACGTTTATAACGCCTAGCAGTTAGCAGGATGTTCTAGTACAGCTACACCAGCTCTTAATGTGTCAAAAAGGTTTTATTTAATGGTTTGTTTTACAGGTTGCACACTTGGAGTCCCGTAATTATAAAAACTTTCCGGAAGTCTTGGTTCGAACCATATCGAGCTTTTTTCAAGGTCTGATTTATTGGAAACATCCCATACAACTGTTTCCCAATCCGGATCAAAGATGAGATACCCCGAATCTCCAAAAAGCTCTATACGATTACCACCAGGTTCGTAAATATATAAAAAATATGCTTGGGTCGTCCCATGTTTACCAGGCCCCATCTCGATTTCAATCCCGTAATCGGCACAAAGATCTGCAATGTCAAACAAATGCTGCGGATATCCGTACCAAAAAGCCACGTGATGAAGTCGACCCTTTTGTCCGGAGGCATCACGTACCATGGCAATTTCATGAACGAGATTGGACACACTTAACCATGCCCCTATTTGAGTTTTTTCTTCACCCAGTTTTAATTCTCTCAGATTGAAGCCGAGTTCATTTTGCAAGAAATTTTGATTGGGCTCAACATCGGAAGCCATGATGTTGACATGATCAAGACGTCGTGTCGGTACTCCTCTTAAAGGGCGTTTTTGAGGGCGATTTTTTAGTAAGCTCTTTTCCCTCGAGGGAACGTTACAGTACTCAACATCCCATAAGATTTCAAATAGGTTCTTTAGTTTATTCAGTATCTGTATTTAGTTTTTGCATATTATACGTATTTTCAATTGTACAGATTAAGTCATACAATGCCTCAGTATATGGAACCTCCATATTTACTTCTTGAGCCTTTTTAACAATTCCACCGTTAATAAATTCATTTTCTGTTTTTCTTTTATTAATAATATCTGCAGACATGGATGTAAAATGGTCTTTATGAAATTCAATTGATTCTGTTAAACTATTTATTACTGTTTCCTCTGAAGCAGCTACGCCGTGAGCATTTGCAACTGCAACAGCTTCTTTTGCAATTGTATAAGCAAGATATTTCCCTTGTTCTGTAACAGCCATTCCCCCACATGGTATTCTGCACACAGCTGTGGTTGCATTAATTGCAGCATTAAAAGCAACTTTTTCCCAAATAGATACCATTACATCTGGAGCAATTTGACTATTTAGACCTGCATCTTGAAGTGCGTCATTAATGATATACAGCATTTTATTTTCTTCGCCATTTGCGGACATAATTTTTGTATATCCTGAACCATGTGAACTGATATGTCCTATTCCCTTGACATCACTTGGATAATTTGTAACCCCGGCAATAATATGATCGTGTGGAACATATTCACTGATTAATTCGATATTCCCTAATCCATTTTGAAGAGTTAGCACATGAGTGTCTTTACCCAAGAATTTTTTTGCCGACTCTAAAGCAGATCTTGAATAGATTGCTTTTGTAAGTAAAATGGCCAAATCTACTTCTTCATTTATATCTTCTGCAAATGCAGCCTTGATAGGAATCAAATGATCTCCATCATCACCTTCTAGATATAAACCTTGGTTATTTAGTTTTTCTATAACAGCTGGAACAACATCAACCATCGTAATATCATAACCGTGCAGTGCTAATCTGCTTCCAAAAAGCATTCCCATTGCACCGGAACCAATAACTACTATTTTCACAAAGAACCCTCCTATGTAATAACAATAAAGTTATTTACTCTTGAAGTATCAAACCCGCATAAAACCGTTCTAAATTTAAATCAAACACAAAGATGAATTTTAAGAATAATGGTAGTGAAGTTGTTTAAAAGGTAATATTTAAACAGCTTTATTGTCATTCAACAATATTTTTCTATTTTCATTTTAATAAAGAATGTTTTTGATAAATCATGATAAGTTGATCTAAATTCTGGCTACAGCAACCTGTATCATTTCTTTTCTCATTTGAAGGATCCTGCGTTCTAATTCATCTATCTCTGTAAATATCATACAAATTCCCACAATTACCCATTATCTTCAACTATTCATCTTTTAAACGTCTTTATTTGTTTTGAAACACCTTTATTAAACAACGTTACGCCTATACTAATCCATTTCAAAAAAGATATTTTCTTTCTTCTTTTGAACGGAAATCCATTTTACAGTTGTAAATTCTTCTAAAGCCCATTCGTCATTATAGTGCTCAAGACCTGAAGCCTTTTCGCCGCCAAATGGCATTGTTTCCTCATCCTTTACCGTTTGCTCATTAACATGTGTCATACCACTTTCTACCTTTCTAGCAAATGATATTCCTTTTTCTAAATCAGTTGTAAATACGGCAGAACTTAGTCCAAACTCAGTATCATTTGCTAATTCAAGAGCTTCTTCTTCAGTATCAAAAGAGATAGCGGAAAGGGCCTGTCCGAATATTTCTTCCTTTGCAATCGTAGAATTATTGGTCACATTTGTAAGGACGTAAGGAGTTATTACATTTCCTACCCGTTCTCCTTCTAACGCAACAGTCGCTCCTTCTTTCTTTGCTGTTTCAATTAAATTCTGAATTCTTTTTATCTGTTTTTCATTAATAACAGGTCCATTGATAACATCTTCAAAATGCTCCTTGTATATTTTATCTTACTCTAAATACAACTTTAATCATTTTGTAGAAAGGTCAGTCAAATCATTAATGAACTATTCATTGGAATGAATTTCATAATCCCTATCCCTTGTGCCCCAATGGGTTTGAGACATAAAAAAGGAAGTACCTCCCCAAATCTTGTATAATGGTAGTTAACACACAACCAAAAAAGATTGGAAGAATACTTCCTATGACCATTATACGACAACCAAGCTTATTTGGCATCCAAGAACTTTATGAGATGGAACCTACCCAACGTTATGATCGATTATTTCTGCGATAGACTTGGATGCTATCTACCATGAAATAACAAAAAATCACGACTTGGTGCACCATAGAACTAAATTATTCAGCAATGATTATTTCTATCTTTGTACGAATTGTGGAGCGTATCCCAACCATTAAAGACCACATTAAGCGTCTGAATGATGATTTGGTATTTAAACTAAATTGTGGGTTTCTTGTGTCTGACCATACTCCCTCTGAAGCTGCCTATTCTCGTCTATTAACCAAGCTTAGTGACTCTAACGTTTTAGAGAAAGTACAAGGAAGAGCGTGATCAATGGTTAGTTGAACAGGCGGAAAAAGAAGCCAATCTTCCCCTTTACAAAAAGAAAATAGAAGCGCAATTAGATGTCCCGTTAGCCAAATTACGTGCTGAAGTTCCTCAACACCCCAAGTGGGGTGTTAAAAGGAACAGTGAAGGGAAAAATGTTTTTTGGTATGGCTACAAAGGTCACTTAGCTGTTAGTACATCAAGTCAATACATTTTACAGTCCCTTTTTTCTTCAGGCAGTCTGAATGACGGAAAGGCAGCAATTCCATTATTAAAGGGTGTTGACGAATGCTTATCTCTTCCATCTTTGCGCTATCAGACCATGGATGCTGGCTATGACTACGATCCGATATACGAGCAAGTACATCGAATGGGAAATCAATCTGTCATCGCTTATAATAAGAAAAATGAAGGGGAGCCCATTGGATTTGATAAACATTTCGCCCCGACCTGTTTTCGAGAGCGAGAGCATTCCTATCGTTATGACAGTTTTGATGCCAAATATGAACATTGAAATATACAAGCCCAAAAGAATGTAGTGAATGTCCCTTAGCTACCGAAGATATCTGCCAAAAAGTTTATAAAGTGAAAATCACAAACGACCTTCGTAGATATACAGCACCAGCTCGTGGATCAAAAGCATCGAAAAACATTTTTAAACGTCGCAGTTCTGTTGAACGCGTAAATGGGTATCTCAAGGAATATTTTCAACTGAATAACGTTTGTTATCGAACTGAAAAACGTGCAAAAGTTCATTTCGACATTGTAACATTAGTTTATAATGCATCAAGATTAGCAAGTGATCGAATTGATTTACTGTTAAACTAGCAACAAGTCGCTTAAGTAATTTTCTTAAAAATAATAATTTAAAATTCTGCAGGTCTGTGTACTTTTAAAAAGAGAAATTATGAAATAGATTCATTGATATAATTTTTTAATTAGATGTTATAGTTGTTTTTACATATGATCCATATTTAAAGTACAAATCCTGGAGTCCATCGTTTTTTGAGTTTATATTTCGTCCAGGTAACCCATTTCCATGTTG
Proteins encoded:
- a CDS encoding TRAP transporter small permease; amino-acid sequence: MGIVEKISYWIDLIVRNLITIFLSVMTVILTVQIIARSVFEGGAVWTDELARFLMIAMIFLGAALAVRDKSHITVSIFEEWKPSLRKWFAPFQWIAMLLYAGILVKFGLDTLEVVGPQTSSNMVISMGIVYAVLPISAAIMIIHLIARIGKDRHAEKGGNE
- a CDS encoding VOC family protein, translated to MQILNKLKNLFEILWDVEYCNVPSREKSLLKNRPQKRPLRGVPTRRLDHVNIMASDVEPNQNFLQNELGFNLRELKLGEEKTQIGAWLSVSNLVHEIAMVRDASGQKGRLHHVAFWYGYPQHLFDIADLCADYGIEIEMGPGKHGTTQAYFLYIYEPGGNRIELFGDSGYLIFDPDWETVVWDVSNKSDLEKSSIWFEPRLPESFYNYGTPSVQPVKQTIK
- a CDS encoding aldehyde dehydrogenase family protein; the encoded protein is MYKEHFEDVINGPVINEKQIKRIQNLIETAKKEGATVALEGERVGNVITPYVLTNVTNNSTIAKEEIFGQALSAISFDTEEEALELANDTEFGLSSAVFTTDLEKGISFARKVESGMTHVNEQTVKDEETMPFGGEKASGLEHYNDEWALEEFTTVKWISVQKKKENIFFEMD
- a CDS encoding ketopantoate reductase family protein, with the translated sequence MKIVVIGSGAMGMLFGSRLALHGYDITMVDVVPAVIEKLNNQGLYLEGDDGDHLIPIKAAFAEDINEEVDLAILLTKAIYSRSALESAKKFLGKDTHVLTLQNGLGNIELISEYVPHDHIIAGVTNYPSDVKGIGHISSHGSGYTKIMSANGEENKMLYIINDALQDAGLNSQIAPDVMVSIWEKVAFNAAINATTAVCRIPCGGMAVTEQGKYLAYTIAKEAVAVANAHGVAASEETVINSLTESIEFHKDHFTSMSADIINKRKTENEFINGGIVKKAQEVNMEVPYTEALYDLICTIENTYNMQKLNTDTE
- a CDS encoding TRAP transporter substrate-binding protein; translated protein: MPQRILLAAIFSLFLFLSACGGYSNPNIETTSEAAGNPVAANVSQDPQIREDGDVITLRLGHQTPESTNYHTASLRFKELVAEKTDGKVQIEIYPFRQLGTDRELLEAMQFGTLDLGMITGPAVSGFAPETSVLDLPYLFDGWDHVNEFIGTETEDKYRAITEEVNLKTFGLMARGFRHVSTSTGPIESLDDFNGLTVRVSESPIYIEAYEALGASPQSMNFGDAYTALEQGAIDGQENTMDINDDENINDVNSHVSKTGINFAFAFLMGSKDRFESLPEDAQVAILEASEEVLTEINKENEENEAEYENVLEEKGMEINELDLDLFKEKVEGIYQNWTDQHGTDLLSEILGMTE
- a CDS encoding 4-hydroxybenzoate 3-monooxygenase, whose protein sequence is MRTKVGIIGAGPAGLMLSHLLHLQGIDSVIIERKSREQVENTVRAGVLEQGTIDLLNETGVGDRMMELGQPHKGIEFQFSGKRHRIDFEKLTGGKEIMIYPQHEVLKDLISARLEVGGKILFNADNVSLHDIDTTEPKICFQHNGENQELVCDFIAGCDGYHGPSRKAIPKEYLHESEYTPPFGWLGILTETPPASDELIYTYHERGFALLSTRSPNVQRYYLQVDPSDDISNWSDERIWSELHARVDLDGWTLEEGPITQKNIVTMRSFMCETMQYGRLYIAGDAAHIVPPTGAKGMNLAIGDVQVLAEGLKHFYETNSDVLLDQYSDACVRRGWKAQRFASQMTNLLHHNHQKTTFEHGVQLAELEHISSSTAASSTIAENYADLKVDIPRVASGAHK
- a CDS encoding amidohydrolase family protein, encoding MFDLHTHFIPNDVLSWLRENKKKVNAKWVTKFDDKHEFLVVNEKWGFELKPAFYDFSVFKQESALAGITHSVISPIPQLFMYDFDDGITSEVSQVYNSSLVKLVNDSPDTISALGTLPLTNPEQAASTLNKAMHQGLKGAIIGPGLDDKPLSDEFFTPLFEEANRLKAILFIHPLLSTDPRIKSKKMPNLIGVPWETTVCATDILLSGLIDKYPDVRILFAHGGGFLPYQIGRLDKGYEQWDQVSSNLQAPPSEYLKRFWYDSALWNQESLEFLTKTVGENRVVPGSDFPFDLSVWPPESKTDRGVHSLLG
- a CDS encoding TRAP transporter large permease yields the protein MIILFFVLIVLLFLLGVPLGFTIGLSSMVYIILADINPMIIIQQLFTGVNNSALMAIPFFILAGNLMLTGGLAQRIINLANSLIGRTTGGLAMVTILGCVFFAAISGSAVATAAALSSLMIPAMVNKGYDKDFAASVVSTASPLGAIIPPSITLIVYGSLSGSSISDLYTAGIPAGIIVGGVMLGGVYLISRKRGYKGSGKPFEIKDFGKALVNAFWALGTPIILIGGVFLGIFTPTESGVVAVVYAVIIGMFVYRELKFKELGTVIFNSAKTTATIMFIIANAYLLAYVLAYENIPSMIVSGFMNISDSALITLLIINLILLVFGMFVDTIAIIVIVVPMFLPVIETMGIDPVYFGVLVIVNTAIGMCTPPFGQTLLVTTDIVKVPLLKVSYQSMYLILALLIALVLMVLFPYIVMFPLWL